In Drosophila subpulchrella strain 33 F10 #4 breed RU33 chromosome 3R, RU_Dsub_v1.1 Primary Assembly, whole genome shotgun sequence, the following are encoded in one genomic region:
- the LOC119560206 gene encoding fibroblast growth factor receptor homolog 1, producing MAAAWSWRVSPLTITMKCGSLGVLLLVPLILQPSLQVEGRRHVASSQELSKDSLAARQNKTVTNNITNQTTNQTVADLDDGGADDDDVKAELPESGTSMPYWRNPKKMSKLHLRPSGSLVTFNCHALGSPEPNITWYRNGTVEPFTRAYGTIKRNRWTLTMEDLVPGDGGNYTCKVCNLLNCIRYTSQLIVSDRVNHKPILMTGPMNLTLEITESGSMDCKYLSDLTSKKAWIFVPCKGNTNCSNNRSIVAEDLDRLDFVNVTMEDEGWYTCVESNSLGQSNSTAYLQVVRSRTDMQPGVASATLNSASFMYIFVFGVCILILMTALFVCYAMRKMKHEKVLKQRIETVHQWTKKVIIYKPEGGGDSSGSMDTMIMPVVRIQKQRTTVLQSGNEPAPFNEYEFPLDTNWELPRNHLVLGATLGEGAFGRVVMAEVNNAIVAVKMVKEGHTDDDIASLVREMEVMKIIGRHINIINLLGCCSQSGPLYVIVEYAPHGNLKDFLYKNRPFGRDMDRDSSQPPPSPPAHMITEKDLIKFAHQIARGMDYLASRRCIHRDLAARNVLVSDDYVLKIADFGLARDIQSTEYYRKNTNGRLPIKWMAPESLQEKFYDSKSDVWSYGILLWEIMTYGQQPYPTIMSAEELYTYLMSGQRMEKPAKCSMNIYILMRQCWHFNADDRPPFTEIVEYMDKLLQTKEDYLDVDIANLDTPPSTSDEEEEETDNLQKWCNY from the coding sequence ATGGCTGCTGCCTGGAGTTGGCGAGTCAGTCCGTTGACGATCACAATGAAGTGCGGATCGCTGGGagtgttgctgctggtgcctCTAATTTTGCAGCCATCGTTGCAAGTTGAAGGACGTCGCCATGTGGCCAGCAGTCAGGAGCTGTCCAAAGATAGTTTGGCAGCCAGGCAAAACAAAACTGTAACGAATAATATTACCAATCAAACCACCAATCAAACTGTAGCGGATCTGGACGATGGCGGTgcggatgatgatgatgttaagGCTGAGCTTCCGGAAAGTGGCACTTCAATGCCCTATTGGCGGAATCCCAAGAAGATGAGTAAGCTGCACTTGCGACCCTCCGGCTCTCTGGTCACCTTCAATTGCCATGCCCTGGGCAGTCCGGAACCCAATATCACATGGTATCGCAATGGAACCGTGGAACCATTCACCCGCGCCTATGGAACCATCAAGCGGAATCGCTGGACTTTAACTATGGAGGATCTGGTGCCGGGTGATGGTGGCAACTACACCTGCAAGGTGTGCAACTTGTTAAATTGCATTCGTTACACCTCCCAGCTGATCGTCAGCGATCGGGTGAATCATAAACCCATCCTGATGACCGGACCCATGAATCTCACACTCGAAATTACCGAGAGTGGCAGCATGGACTGCAAGTATCTGTCGGATTTGACCAGCAAAAAGGCCTGGATTTTTGTGCCCTGCAAGGGAAACACCAACTGTTCCAACAATCGATCCATCGTTGCCGAGGATCTGGATAGGCTGGACTTTGTGAATGTGACAATGGAGGATGAGGGCTGGTACACCTGCGTGGAGAGCAACAGTCTGGGCCAATCCAATAGTACCGCCTATTTGCAAGTGGTGCGCAGTCGTACGGATATGCAGCCCGGTGTGGCCAGTGCCACTCTGAATTCGGCCAGCTTTATGTACATCTTTGTCTTTGGTGTATGCATTCTCATCCTTATGACCGCCTTGTTTGTCTGCTATGCTATGCGAAAAATGAAGCATGAAAAGGTGCTGAAACAGCGCATAGAGACTGTACATCAGTGGACCAAAAAGGTGATCATCTATAAGCCTGAGGGTGGCGGAGACTCCAGTGGTTCCATGGACACCATGATCATGCCAGTGGTGAGAATCCAGAAGCAGCGCACTACTGTCCTTCAAAGTGGCAACGAGCCGGCTCCCTTTAATGAGTACGAATTCCCACTGGACACGAATTGGGAACTGCCCAGGAATCATCTCGTTTTGGGCGCCACCTTGGGAGAGGGAGCCTTTGGGCGAGTGGTCATGGCGGAGGTCAACAATGCCATTGTGGCGGTGAAAATGGTCAAGGAGGGCCACACGGATGACGACATTGCCAGCTTGGTGCGGGAAATGGAAGTGATGAAGATCATTGGACGTCACATTAATATTATCAACCTATTGGGTTGCTGCAGTCAAAGTGGACCACTATATGTGATTGTTGAATACGCACCTCACGGCAATCTGAAGGATTTCTTGTACAAAAATCGACCCTTCGGCAGGGATATGGATAGGGATAGTTCACAGCCACCTCCATCGCCGCCGGCTCATATGATCACCGAAAAGGATCTGATCAAGTTTGCCCATCAAATTGCCAGGGGAATGGATTACCTGGCCTCGCGACGATGCATCCATCGAGATTTGGCAGCCCGAAATGTCCTTGTCAGCGATGATTATGTATTGAAGATAGCTGATTTTGGTTTGGCAAGGGATATCCAGAGCACGGAATACTACAGGAAGAACACGAATGGCAGGCTGCCGATCAAATGGATGGCCCCAGAATCGCTGCAGGAGAAATTCTACGATTCGAAGAGCGATGTCTGGTCATATGGCATTCTGCTGTGGGAGATCATGACATATGGACAGCAGCCGTACCCCACTATCATGTCCGCGGAGGAGCTCTACACCTATCTGATGTCGGGGCAGCGGATGGAGAAGCCAGCCAAGTGCTCCATGAACATCTACATACTCATGCGACAGTGCTGGCATTTCAATGCCGACGATCGGCCACCCTTCACGGAAATCGTAGAGTATATGGACAAGCTGCTGCAGACGAAGGAGGATTATCTGGATGTGGATATTGCCAATCTGGACACGCCGCCCTCGACAAGTGATGAGGAAGAAGAGGAAACGGACAACCTGCAAAAGTGGTGTAATTACTGA